A region from the Clavibacter sp. A6099 genome encodes:
- a CDS encoding HepT-like ribonuclease domain-containing protein, with the protein MLDEERVPALLADIARFAASARRVAERGHARFTDPDDDEQRRIACSLVVDLSTAAARLPPSFREAHPEVNWNGIRAVRNFIAHDYAGTDQEILWEAVAVEFPRVARALLG; encoded by the coding sequence ATGCTCGACGAGGAACGGGTCCCCGCACTGCTCGCCGACATCGCGCGCTTCGCGGCTTCCGCACGACGAGTGGCGGAACGCGGACACGCCCGATTCACCGACCCCGACGACGACGAGCAGCGGCGGATCGCGTGCTCGCTGGTGGTGGACCTCTCCACCGCGGCGGCGCGGTTGCCGCCCTCGTTCCGCGAGGCGCACCCGGAGGTCAATTGGAACGGCATCCGCGCGGTGCGGAACTTCATCGCGCACGACTACGCCGGGACGGATCAGGAGATCCTCTGGGAGGCGGTGGCGGTGGAGTTCCCACGGGTGGCGCGGGCGCTGCTCGGGTGA
- a CDS encoding XRE family transcriptional regulator — protein MSDPSVGEELRRLRRESALSQRELAAATGVPQPNIAAYESGRRQPTPETLERLGAVLRIPSLERVRASRERILEVAARCRVDDVRVFGSVARGDATAGSDVDLLVHPKPDASIFDVAGFMAEVTELLGIHVDVVSDRGTGPVMDRIRAEAVAL, from the coding sequence ATGAGCGATCCGTCCGTCGGCGAGGAGCTGCGTCGGCTGCGCCGGGAGTCCGCGCTCTCGCAGCGCGAGCTCGCCGCGGCGACCGGCGTGCCGCAGCCGAACATCGCGGCGTACGAGAGCGGTCGCCGGCAGCCGACCCCCGAGACGCTCGAGCGGCTGGGCGCGGTGCTGCGGATCCCGTCGCTCGAGCGGGTGCGGGCGTCGCGAGAGCGGATCCTCGAGGTCGCGGCCCGCTGCCGGGTGGACGACGTCCGCGTGTTCGGATCCGTCGCACGGGGGGACGCCACAGCGGGGTCCGACGTCGATCTCCTCGTGCACCCGAAGCCGGACGCGTCCATATTCGACGTGGCGGGGTTCATGGCAGAGGTCACCGAGCTGCTCGGGATCCACGTCGACGTCGTCTCCGATCGAGGCACGGGGCCGGTCATGGACCGCATCCGCGCCGAGGCCGTCGCCCTCTGA